The following are encoded together in the Pseudodesulfovibrio indicus genome:
- a CDS encoding MFS transporter yields the protein MTTSRSLCNFGFIALNLLVLFAFSNLAVFFNFYGFLSQLPIPSQWYGVLIGAFSASALVIRPVISARLSADNAAGAIGVGLMLTVVSLLLYAHVVSLVPMLLLRMLHGAAYVTMMSASVTLLMVFMPPEKSGQGFGIITIMTLFPYAVIPYVLEHGLSGVPIGRVYTYTALLMIPPACLLLPLSRRVRSARSRLPESGGAMPKGSLWINLRQPKVLMLLAANGLVFCVFSSMFFFLKTFCAMSGLGDPGLFFTCATAVMIAVRFFLGPLFDKLDKGILAAVSLLLFAAGVLMLAAMNSLAVFYAAAIVYGAGVGSATPLMNGLMFTISQPQYRGLNTNLMLEMVDAGFFLGPAACGLALAAGLGVTPILAGCVAALFLSAGLMGLLRNSNPQ from the coding sequence ATGACCACCTCACGCTCACTCTGCAATTTCGGCTTCATTGCACTCAACCTCCTCGTCCTGTTCGCTTTCAGCAACCTGGCGGTCTTTTTCAATTTCTACGGTTTCCTCTCGCAGCTGCCCATCCCCTCCCAATGGTACGGCGTGCTCATCGGCGCTTTCTCGGCCAGCGCCCTGGTCATCCGGCCCGTCATCAGCGCCCGGCTTTCGGCCGACAACGCCGCCGGGGCCATCGGCGTCGGCCTGATGCTGACGGTGGTCTCACTGCTGCTCTATGCGCACGTCGTCTCCCTGGTTCCCATGCTGCTGCTGCGGATGCTGCACGGCGCGGCGTACGTCACCATGATGTCGGCTTCGGTGACCCTGCTCATGGTCTTCATGCCGCCGGAGAAGAGCGGCCAGGGTTTCGGCATCATCACCATCATGACCCTGTTTCCCTACGCGGTGATTCCCTACGTGCTGGAGCATGGGCTGTCCGGCGTGCCGATCGGCAGGGTCTATACCTATACGGCACTGCTGATGATCCCCCCGGCCTGCCTGCTCCTGCCGCTTTCGAGGCGGGTGCGTTCAGCCCGGTCCAGGCTGCCCGAAAGCGGGGGGGCCATGCCCAAAGGGAGCCTGTGGATCAACCTCCGGCAGCCGAAAGTCCTCATGTTGCTGGCAGCCAACGGACTGGTCTTCTGCGTCTTTTCTTCGATGTTCTTCTTTCTCAAGACCTTCTGCGCCATGTCCGGCCTTGGCGACCCCGGCCTCTTCTTCACCTGTGCGACAGCGGTGATGATTGCCGTCCGATTCTTTCTCGGCCCTCTCTTCGACAAGTTGGACAAGGGAATCCTGGCCGCCGTCAGCCTGCTCCTGTTCGCCGCAGGCGTCCTGATGCTCGCCGCCATGAACTCCCTGGCCGTTTTTTACGCCGCGGCCATCGTCTACGGGGCGGGGGTGGGCTCGGCCACTCCGCTCATGAACGGCCTGATGTTCACCATCTCCCAACCGCAGTATCGCGGCCTGAATACCAACCTCATGCTCGAAATGGTCGATGCGGGATTCTTCCTCGGCCCTGCGGCGTGCGGCCTGGCCCTGGCCGCAGGACTCGGCGTCACGCCGATTCTGGCCGGTTGCGTTGCAGCCCTGTTCCTTTCCGCCGGCCTGATGGGCCTGCTCAGAAACTCCAACCCCCAATGA
- a CDS encoding ATP-binding protein has product MHHPAETPVRIFLAKLSLPVRKLMVRTAVECANQVARTLSFDSKETFAVKLAVDEAFSNAVDHFSGSPDDEQVHLEFYVEGDSLVVSIREKGIPFDQSRAERFTPGDLESANKPGLGSLLMLNAMDSVELFVHGRQGKEVRLTKKLRYGAIPADLLGTRPIRRREKRPTVADPEIRLARVEDLSEVCRLAWRCYGFTQEELLYDLEALTRKVESGEFKSVIAVDPESGALIGHEGFKYHDPSVKVPELGLAFVDPAYRSPGLPLKMARFLYDRAIAEGDRGIFDCSVTTHTFSQKAMQEMGSRPCCLMLGIAASGMQARELATSKQEKGSVMNHYFAIDRSPKTIFIPERHRAMAEDIYRWMDVPREFGHSETRAPEGESSVSVFPLPDELNVAFIVVHAIGKDSEREVSEGLQQCRAERKDAVYLFLPADVPASPFLVDRCEKMGFFLAGVMPHVHGGQDRVLLQFVDIPIDFDAIRIYGDMSRQLKSYVMSEQERVRSQR; this is encoded by the coding sequence ATGCATCATCCAGCAGAAACCCCCGTCCGAATCTTCCTCGCCAAACTGAGTCTCCCGGTTCGCAAGCTCATGGTCCGAACCGCCGTTGAATGCGCGAACCAGGTGGCCCGGACGCTCTCCTTCGACAGCAAGGAGACCTTTGCCGTCAAACTGGCCGTGGACGAAGCATTCAGCAACGCCGTCGACCATTTCTCCGGTTCCCCCGACGACGAACAGGTGCATCTCGAATTTTACGTGGAGGGGGACAGCCTGGTCGTCTCCATCCGGGAGAAAGGGATACCCTTCGACCAGAGCCGGGCGGAACGCTTCACGCCCGGCGACCTGGAGAGCGCCAACAAGCCGGGCCTGGGGTCGCTGCTCATGCTCAACGCCATGGATTCGGTGGAACTCTTCGTCCACGGGCGGCAAGGGAAGGAGGTCCGCCTGACGAAAAAACTGCGCTATGGAGCCATCCCCGCCGATCTGCTGGGCACCAGGCCGATCAGGCGCAGGGAGAAACGGCCCACGGTCGCCGATCCGGAGATCCGGCTGGCCCGGGTCGAGGACCTGTCCGAAGTCTGCCGCCTCGCCTGGCGGTGCTACGGCTTCACCCAGGAGGAGCTCCTCTACGACCTTGAGGCGCTCACCCGCAAGGTCGAGAGCGGCGAATTCAAATCCGTCATCGCCGTCGACCCGGAGAGCGGCGCCCTGATCGGCCACGAGGGCTTCAAGTACCACGACCCCTCGGTCAAGGTCCCCGAACTGGGACTGGCGTTCGTCGATCCGGCCTACCGCTCCCCCGGCCTGCCCCTGAAAATGGCCCGGTTCCTGTACGACAGGGCCATTGCCGAAGGGGACCGGGGCATTTTCGACTGCTCCGTGACCACGCACACGTTCTCGCAAAAAGCCATGCAGGAAATGGGGTCAAGACCCTGCTGCCTCATGCTGGGCATCGCCGCTTCGGGCATGCAGGCGCGGGAACTGGCGACATCGAAGCAGGAAAAAGGGTCGGTGATGAACCACTACTTCGCCATTGACCGTTCGCCCAAAACGATCTTCATCCCCGAACGCCACAGGGCCATGGCCGAAGACATATACCGGTGGATGGACGTCCCGCGGGAGTTCGGCCACTCCGAGACGCGGGCTCCCGAGGGCGAATCCTCGGTCAGCGTGTTCCCCCTGCCGGACGAACTGAATGTCGCCTTCATCGTCGTGCACGCCATCGGCAAGGACTCCGAGAGGGAGGTGTCGGAAGGATTGCAGCAGTGCCGAGCGGAGCGAAAGGATGCCGTCTATCTCTTCCTGCCCGCCGACGTGCCCGCCTCCCCTTTTCTGGTGGACCGATGCGAGAAAATGGGCTTCTTCCTCGCCGGGGTCATGCCGCACGTCCACGGCGGACAGGACCGCGTGCTGCTCCAATTCGTGGACATACCGATCGATTTCGACGCAATCAGGATATACGGGGACATGTCCCGCCAGCTGAAGTCCTACGTCATGAGCGAACAGGAACGGGTGCGGAGCCAGAGATAA
- a CDS encoding methyl-accepting chemotaxis protein produces the protein MGIRSKLFLPLLAMALVMLVGGYLSLNSQFTKLEQSFVSLIMQGKIEDLRESISQMSSGALQQAALFSRMPAVIEAYATANEGNMEDEADPRLQEARDQLRASLAPVLKGYKDNLGQKFQVHFHLPTARSLLRAWRDKQAKRDGKWVDVSDDLSGFRNTVIDVNRNRKPVLGIEPGRGGFTIRGLAPVTAPDGTHLGSVEVLQGFDSILKTMETTSNLQALLYMDAGLLPVTTQLRDPAKNPVRDGKYVLIFGQDNADLRELAGGELLTAGMQGEIIEVLGHNGLAAFPVKDYKGDAIGTIVLSMDISDQQALISTVVWMVGLGLLLVVVVPLLIIFWVVQRSIKAPIAKCADMASRIAQGDLKSVACETRSDEMGVILSAMTDMNAHLSDTIQQIQTISGDVADGCQELSDASNSLSEGASRQAAGIEEVAASLEEMSGSTRHTADIAHRTETLATKAARDAETGGQAVDRTVSAMKRIADEIGIIEEIARQTNLLALNAAIEAARAGEAGKGFAVVAAEVRKLAERSGTAAAGISELSSSSVAVAEEAGELLKRMVPDIKSTAELIQEISAASNEQNLGIEQVSKAIQESESVVQANASTAQVVSGAASALSESSRSLHQAISHFQLDDGQCLDRY, from the coding sequence ATGGGCATCCGCTCTAAGCTCTTTCTTCCCCTGCTGGCCATGGCCCTGGTCATGCTCGTCGGCGGATATCTCAGCCTCAATTCCCAGTTCACCAAACTGGAGCAATCCTTTGTCTCCCTGATCATGCAGGGCAAGATCGAGGACCTCCGCGAATCCATCTCGCAGATGTCCTCCGGCGCGCTGCAACAGGCCGCGCTGTTCAGCCGCATGCCCGCCGTGATCGAGGCATACGCCACGGCCAACGAGGGCAACATGGAGGACGAGGCCGACCCCCGGCTCCAGGAGGCGAGGGACCAGCTCCGCGCATCCCTGGCCCCGGTACTCAAGGGGTACAAGGATAACCTGGGGCAGAAATTCCAGGTCCATTTCCACCTGCCCACCGCGCGCAGCCTGCTGCGGGCCTGGCGCGACAAGCAGGCCAAGCGCGACGGCAAGTGGGTGGACGTTTCCGACGATCTCTCCGGATTCCGCAACACGGTCATCGACGTGAACAGGAACCGCAAGCCCGTGCTGGGCATCGAGCCGGGCCGGGGCGGGTTCACCATCCGCGGGCTGGCCCCGGTGACCGCGCCCGACGGCACCCACCTCGGCTCGGTGGAGGTGCTCCAGGGGTTCGATTCCATCCTCAAGACCATGGAGACCACGAGCAACCTCCAGGCGCTCCTGTACATGGACGCAGGGCTGCTGCCGGTGACCACCCAGCTGCGCGACCCGGCCAAGAACCCGGTCAGGGACGGCAAGTACGTGCTCATCTTCGGCCAGGACAACGCCGACCTGCGCGAGCTGGCCGGCGGCGAGCTGCTGACCGCGGGCATGCAGGGCGAGATCATCGAGGTCCTGGGCCACAACGGCCTGGCCGCCTTCCCGGTCAAGGACTACAAGGGCGACGCCATCGGCACCATCGTCCTGTCCATGGACATCTCCGACCAGCAGGCCCTCATCTCCACCGTGGTCTGGATGGTCGGCCTGGGCCTCCTCCTGGTGGTCGTGGTCCCCCTCTTGATCATCTTCTGGGTGGTCCAGCGCTCCATCAAGGCGCCCATCGCCAAGTGCGCCGACATGGCCTCGCGCATCGCCCAGGGCGACCTCAAGAGCGTGGCCTGCGAGACCCGCTCCGACGAGATGGGCGTCATCCTCTCGGCCATGACCGACATGAACGCCCACCTCTCCGATACCATCCAACAGATCCAGACCATCTCCGGCGACGTGGCCGACGGCTGCCAGGAGCTCTCGGACGCGAGCAATTCCCTGTCCGAAGGCGCTTCGCGCCAGGCCGCGGGCATCGAGGAAGTGGCCGCCAGCCTGGAGGAGATGTCCGGCAGCACCCGGCATACGGCCGACATCGCCCACCGCACCGAGACCCTCGCGACCAAGGCGGCCAGGGACGCCGAGACCGGCGGACAGGCCGTGGACCGGACCGTTTCGGCCATGAAGAGAATCGCCGACGAGATCGGGATTATCGAGGAGATCGCCCGGCAGACCAACCTGCTGGCCCTGAACGCGGCCATCGAGGCCGCCCGCGCGGGCGAGGCGGGCAAGGGCTTTGCCGTTGTCGCGGCCGAGGTGCGCAAGCTGGCCGAACGCAGCGGCACCGCGGCGGCGGGCATCAGCGAACTGTCCTCCAGCAGCGTGGCCGTGGCCGAGGAGGCCGGGGAGCTGCTCAAGCGCATGGTCCCGGACATCAAGAGCACCGCCGAACTGATCCAGGAGATATCGGCGGCCTCCAACGAACAGAACCTGGGCATCGAGCAGGTGTCCAAGGCCATCCAGGAATCGGAATCAGTGGTCCAGGCCAACGCCTCCACCGCCCAGGTGGTGTCCGGAGCCGCTTCCGCCCTGTCCGAAAGCTCCAGGAGCCTGCACCAGGCCATCAGCCATTTCCAGCTGGACGACGGCCAGTGCCTGGACCGCTATTAG
- a CDS encoding sensor histidine kinase → MIAARKHAWELLLYCAILVLGTGLFIHMDAYESFMVFSRSHEGWELDEMAMMLPAVLICLVIFSLNRMRELRRRARLLEESRRQLAVVHEELRALADSKEEFLTTACHELKSPLVGIVDALQLIELTRDPVERQELVGLAEASARRLGVLVENVLEYSRQDSLGPARNRFSPEALLESVREIAAPLTLNQGVALCVDLDRDVPGAVLGAENALRLIALNLVGNAMKHTEAGEVRVGLEYRTEPEALVLTVADSGSGIAAEDLPTIFEPFRQGAYGNPPKVSGLGIGLSIVKRSVEFNRGTISVESSLGRGSRFIVTLPVESLPQE, encoded by the coding sequence ATGATAGCAGCCAGAAAGCATGCCTGGGAGTTGCTCCTGTATTGCGCCATATTGGTTCTCGGAACCGGGCTGTTCATCCACATGGACGCCTACGAGTCCTTTATGGTCTTCTCCAGGAGCCACGAGGGGTGGGAGTTGGACGAGATGGCCATGATGCTGCCCGCCGTCCTCATCTGCCTCGTCATCTTCTCCCTGAACCGGATGCGTGAGCTGCGCCGCCGGGCAAGGCTGCTGGAGGAGTCCCGCCGCCAGCTGGCCGTGGTCCACGAGGAGCTGCGCGCCCTCGCCGACTCCAAGGAAGAGTTTCTGACCACCGCCTGCCACGAGTTGAAGAGCCCGCTGGTGGGCATCGTGGACGCCCTGCAACTCATAGAGCTGACCCGGGACCCGGTGGAACGGCAGGAGCTCGTCGGGCTGGCCGAGGCCTCGGCCAGGCGGCTGGGCGTGCTGGTGGAGAATGTCCTCGAATATTCCCGCCAGGACTCCCTGGGTCCTGCCCGCAATCGTTTTTCCCCCGAAGCGCTCCTGGAGTCCGTCCGGGAGATCGCCGCGCCCCTGACCCTGAACCAGGGCGTGGCCCTTTGCGTGGACCTGGACCGGGACGTGCCCGGGGCCGTGCTGGGGGCCGAAAACGCCCTGCGGCTCATTGCCCTCAACCTGGTGGGCAACGCCATGAAGCACACCGAGGCCGGAGAGGTCCGGGTAGGGCTGGAGTACCGGACAGAACCCGAGGCGCTGGTCCTGACCGTGGCGGACTCGGGCAGCGGCATAGCCGCCGAGGACCTGCCCACCATCTTCGAACCCTTCCGCCAGGGGGCCTACGGCAACCCGCCCAAGGTCTCCGGGCTCGGCATCGGGCTGTCCATCGTCAAGCGCAGCGTGGAGTTCAACCGGGGGACCATCTCGGTGGAGAGCTCGCTCGGCAGGGGGTCGCGGTTTATCGTGACCCTCCCGGTGGAATCCCTGCCCCAGGAATAA
- a CDS encoding helix-turn-helix domain-containing protein has product MADTYTHKDLAGLCGVSETTIKSYRRKFPGFIPVMTKGKPIRFKPEAGQVCLKIRDCFAKGMSVNETYKVLKENFKEEPSARRRSAPAQGAAAQPASAPAGVSADYLEKFFATAGQMMQGMAGLATAQARSEQRLRKVEAALEKLVEIETENKALFARLLDRDQAGPAPEAEPVAEPAVAPTPAPEQRVRARKIVNVRGEDGGVDSYALEQDNAGPSMEHPSDAFLNTPIVIRNDQGEFLGVPGRLALSGFVAILTRDAEETGSVRTFWTRQEDAWVFTMDAPDGNSHALHFVSTTTPRGNLVVLLEHLDLNGSRTSPQFLQEFFRQVKDKA; this is encoded by the coding sequence ATGGCAGATACCTATACGCATAAGGACCTGGCCGGACTCTGCGGAGTCTCCGAGACCACCATCAAGAGCTACCGGCGCAAGTTTCCCGGCTTCATACCGGTGATGACCAAGGGCAAGCCCATCCGCTTCAAGCCCGAAGCGGGCCAGGTCTGCCTCAAGATCCGCGACTGCTTCGCCAAGGGCATGTCCGTGAACGAGACCTACAAGGTCTTAAAGGAAAACTTTAAGGAAGAGCCTTCCGCGCGCCGCAGGTCCGCCCCCGCCCAGGGTGCGGCCGCCCAGCCCGCCTCCGCTCCCGCCGGGGTCTCCGCCGACTATCTGGAGAAGTTCTTCGCCACCGCCGGGCAGATGATGCAGGGCATGGCAGGGCTGGCCACGGCCCAGGCCCGGTCCGAGCAGCGGCTGCGCAAGGTCGAGGCTGCCCTGGAGAAGCTGGTGGAGATCGAGACCGAAAACAAGGCGCTCTTCGCCCGGCTGCTGGACCGGGACCAGGCGGGTCCCGCGCCCGAGGCCGAACCCGTCGCCGAACCGGCGGTCGCGCCGACCCCCGCGCCGGAACAGCGGGTGCGCGCCCGCAAGATCGTCAACGTGCGCGGAGAGGACGGCGGGGTCGATTCCTACGCCCTGGAGCAGGACAACGCCGGGCCGTCCATGGAACACCCGTCCGACGCCTTCCTGAACACCCCCATCGTCATCCGCAACGACCAGGGCGAGTTTCTCGGCGTGCCCGGCAGGCTGGCCCTGTCCGGGTTCGTCGCCATCCTCACCCGCGATGCCGAGGAGACCGGCTCGGTGCGCACCTTCTGGACGCGACAGGAGGATGCCTGGGTCTTCACCATGGACGCCCCGGACGGCAACTCCCACGCCCTGCACTTCGTTTCCACCACCACCCCGCGCGGCAATCTCGTGGTGCTCCTCGAACACCTCGACCTGAACGGCAGCCGGACCTCGCCCCAGTTCCTCCAGGAATTCTTCCGCCAGGTGAAGGACAAGGCCTGA
- a CDS encoding aminotransferase class IV: MIHYQKGTYARDGVRLGATSPALLHGAGFGEILYHNGWELCHLDLHLDRLLHALRSYGVPYETVDFHDVVTELLDRNGLRGQPARVDILYPLDSGTATPVVTARPHEPKPYKAYRLCFCEERHLSALAGHRTANGLFHHLARQRARARGFDDAALFDMEDNLLEATRGALVFEKQGVFACVDSPYRQPSIALDIARRVLDILPLRIPQDELPDFRHAYILNSLIGMRPVVSLGETGFVPDADACNRVSEAVLLTPAS, encoded by the coding sequence ATGATCCACTACCAAAAGGGAACCTATGCGCGGGACGGCGTCCGGCTGGGCGCGACCTCGCCCGCCCTGCTCCACGGGGCCGGGTTCGGCGAGATCCTGTACCACAACGGCTGGGAGCTGTGCCACCTGGACCTCCATCTGGACCGGCTGCTGCACGCCCTACGCTCCTACGGCGTGCCGTACGAAACCGTGGATTTCCATGACGTGGTCACCGAACTTCTCGACCGCAACGGGCTGCGCGGCCAACCCGCGCGCGTGGACATCCTCTATCCCCTGGACTCCGGCACGGCCACCCCTGTGGTCACCGCCCGGCCCCATGAGCCCAAGCCGTACAAGGCCTACCGGCTGTGTTTCTGCGAGGAGCGCCACCTTTCGGCCCTGGCCGGACACCGGACCGCCAACGGGCTGTTCCACCATCTGGCCCGGCAGCGGGCCCGCGCCCGCGGCTTCGACGACGCGGCCCTCTTCGACATGGAGGACAACCTCCTGGAGGCCACGCGCGGCGCGCTCGTCTTCGAAAAGCAGGGCGTCTTCGCCTGCGTGGACTCCCCCTACCGGCAGCCGTCCATCGCCCTGGACATCGCCCGCCGGGTCCTCGACATCCTGCCCTTGCGCATTCCCCAGGACGAGCTGCCCGACTTCCGCCACGCCTACATCCTCAACTCCCTCATCGGCATGCGTCCGGTGGTCTCTCTGGGTGAGACCGGGTTCGTTCCCGACGCCGACGCCTGCAACAGGGTGTCGGAGGCCGTACTCCTCACTCCCGCCTCCTGA
- a CDS encoding rubrerythrin family protein: MTKTMDNLKAAFAGESQANRKYLAFADKAEADGKPGVAKLFRAAAAAETIHAHAHLRLMKGVGTTEENLKAAISGETYEFEKMYPEMMEDAKAEGENAILRYFGFANEAEKIHAALYTEALEAESDVFADAEFYICSVCGHTQDGEPHDKCPICGAAAKAYKKVDA; encoded by the coding sequence ATGACCAAGACCATGGACAACCTCAAGGCCGCCTTTGCCGGGGAATCCCAAGCCAACCGCAAATATCTCGCCTTTGCCGACAAGGCCGAGGCCGACGGCAAACCGGGCGTGGCCAAGCTGTTCCGCGCCGCCGCCGCCGCCGAGACCATCCACGCCCACGCCCACCTGCGGCTGATGAAGGGCGTCGGCACCACCGAGGAGAACCTCAAGGCCGCCATCTCCGGCGAGACCTACGAGTTCGAGAAGATGTATCCGGAGATGATGGAGGACGCCAAGGCCGAGGGCGAGAACGCCATCCTGCGCTACTTCGGTTTCGCCAACGAGGCCGAGAAGATCCACGCCGCCCTGTACACCGAGGCCCTGGAGGCCGAGTCCGACGTCTTCGCCGACGCCGAGTTCTACATCTGTTCCGTGTGCGGCCACACCCAGGACGGCGAGCCCCACGACAAGTGCCCCATCTGCGGCGCGGCCGCCAAGGCGTACAAGAAAGTCGACGCCTAG
- the ftsE gene encoding cell division ATP-binding protein FtsE, whose protein sequence is MVNVEHLSYNFGAYWALKDISFTLDRGEFLFLTGHSGAGKTTLLRLLYGALPVNRGRASVAGFQLNNLRRRDIPRLRRKVGVVFQDFKILPERTVFDNVAMALEVRGMDRTHLERRVRAIIRALGLETKSYSQCRRLSGGEQQRVAIARSMVANPELILADEPTGNLDVDLTLHLMEIFKQFHTYGTSVIMATHSTEVLECVPNARILHLQDGRITENGDSPPDTPDDAEFGEVSL, encoded by the coding sequence ATGGTCAATGTCGAACATCTGTCCTACAACTTCGGCGCCTATTGGGCGCTGAAGGACATCTCCTTCACCCTGGACCGGGGGGAGTTCCTCTTCCTCACCGGCCACTCCGGGGCGGGCAAGACCACCCTCCTGCGGCTGCTCTACGGCGCACTCCCCGTGAACCGGGGAAGGGCCAGCGTGGCCGGATTCCAGCTCAACAACCTGCGCCGCCGCGACATCCCCCGGCTGCGCCGCAAGGTCGGCGTGGTCTTCCAGGACTTCAAGATCCTCCCGGAACGCACGGTCTTCGACAACGTGGCCATGGCGCTGGAGGTGCGCGGCATGGACCGCACCCACCTGGAACGCCGCGTGCGCGCCATCATCCGCGCCCTCGGCCTGGAGACCAAGAGCTATTCCCAATGCCGGCGGCTGTCCGGCGGCGAACAGCAGCGCGTGGCCATCGCCCGGTCAATGGTCGCCAACCCGGAACTCATCCTGGCCGACGAGCCCACCGGCAACCTGGATGTGGACCTGACCCTGCACCTGATGGAAATCTTCAAGCAGTTCCATACCTACGGCACCTCGGTCATCATGGCCACCCACTCCACCGAGGTCCTCGAGTGCGTGCCCAACGCGCGCATCCTGCACCTTCAGGACGGACGGATCACCGAAAACGGCGACTCCCCGCCGGACACCCCTGACGACGCCGAATTCGGGGAGGTCTCCCTGTGA
- a CDS encoding cell division protein FtsX produces the protein MIGQFLRLTLRGVADLRLHPFAQLLTLLAVGMVTLLTGLILLAMHNVNLELLKTRGQVEFQIYWKATADADQVVKDWDAVRKLDHLRSFKTFTPDNALTELASTLGETGDFSWLADNNPLPYSGLAFFAVPPEAQQEGWATRLLTDLKSLPGVDKVNYAPFQADLAQGWRTLAQLVVWPIIGFLGLVVALVVHNTIKLSLLTRMDEVEILSLVGASPAYIRWPLLTGGLFQGLIGSGLGIGLLAIVHSFIEEALNFPPFMIQIQFIPIEQVLILAGSVTLVSIISSWVAIK, from the coding sequence GTGATCGGCCAGTTCCTGCGCCTCACCCTGCGCGGCGTGGCCGACCTTCGGCTGCACCCCTTCGCCCAGCTGCTCACCCTGCTCGCCGTGGGCATGGTCACCCTGCTCACGGGCCTCATCCTCCTGGCCATGCACAACGTCAACCTGGAGCTGCTCAAGACGCGCGGCCAGGTGGAATTCCAGATCTACTGGAAGGCCACCGCCGATGCGGACCAGGTGGTCAAGGACTGGGACGCCGTGCGCAAGCTCGACCATCTCCGGTCCTTCAAGACCTTCACCCCGGACAACGCCCTGACCGAGCTGGCCTCCACCCTCGGCGAGACCGGCGATTTCTCCTGGCTCGCGGACAACAACCCGCTGCCCTACTCCGGCCTGGCCTTCTTTGCCGTGCCGCCCGAGGCCCAGCAGGAGGGATGGGCCACCCGGCTGCTCACGGACCTCAAGTCCCTGCCCGGCGTGGACAAGGTCAACTACGCCCCGTTCCAGGCGGACCTGGCCCAAGGCTGGCGCACCCTGGCCCAGCTCGTGGTCTGGCCGATCATCGGCTTCCTCGGCCTGGTGGTCGCCCTGGTGGTCCACAATACCATCAAGCTCTCGCTCCTGACCCGCATGGACGAGGTCGAAATCCTCTCCCTGGTCGGGGCCAGCCCCGCCTACATCCGCTGGCCCCTGCTCACCGGCGGCCTGTTCCAGGGCCTCATCGGCTCCGGCCTGGGCATCGGCCTGCTGGCTATCGTCCACTCCTTCATCGAAGAAGCCCTCAACTTCCCACCCTTCATGATCCAGATCCAGTTCATCCCCATCGAACAGGTCCTGATCCTGGCCGGATCGGTCACCCTCGTCTCCATCATCTCCAGCTGGGTGGCCATAAAGTAA
- a CDS encoding LysR family transcriptional regulator — MELYQLKTFVVVAEEGHLTRASVRLHTSQPSVSAHIKALEEELETMLFIRTPKGMRLTEAGERLKTKAENVLRAAHELRLEARNMGDELVGDLSLGLNTDAEYLRIVPLLTALAADHPKITLQIQQRASTSVQGAIRAGELDCGFIFGEPRHSELNAIHLEDTRFFVAVPDIWKDKMEQGLVALADLPWIMDPSDNPLQKLIEPFFKSHGIKPSNQLEVDGDEVIRVLVAAGKGVSFLRRNEVLAANRIGQPVHALSFDELSIQANFVYLKRHDEDPVMRAVIEHVKRCWELE, encoded by the coding sequence ATGGAACTCTACCAGTTGAAGACCTTTGTGGTGGTGGCCGAGGAAGGCCATCTGACCCGCGCCTCGGTACGGCTGCACACCAGCCAGCCCTCGGTTTCCGCGCACATCAAGGCGCTGGAGGAGGAGCTGGAGACCATGCTCTTCATCCGCACGCCCAAGGGGATGCGCCTGACCGAGGCGGGCGAGCGGCTCAAAACCAAGGCCGAAAACGTGCTCCGGGCCGCGCACGAGCTGCGGCTGGAGGCGCGGAACATGGGCGACGAGCTGGTGGGCGACCTGTCGCTCGGGCTGAACACCGATGCGGAATACCTGCGCATCGTGCCCCTGCTGACCGCCCTGGCCGCGGACCATCCCAAGATCACGCTCCAGATACAGCAGCGCGCCTCGACCTCGGTACAGGGCGCGATCCGCGCGGGCGAGCTGGACTGCGGGTTCATCTTCGGCGAGCCGCGCCACTCCGAGCTGAACGCCATCCACCTGGAAGACACCCGCTTTTTTGTCGCCGTGCCGGACATCTGGAAGGACAAGATGGAGCAGGGGCTGGTGGCCCTGGCCGACCTGCCCTGGATCATGGACCCGTCGGACAACCCGCTGCAAAAGCTCATCGAGCCGTTCTTCAAGTCACACGGGATCAAGCCCTCGAACCAGCTGGAGGTGGACGGCGACGAGGTCATCCGCGTGCTCGTGGCCGCCGGAAAAGGGGTCTCGTTCCTGCGCCGGAACGAGGTCCTGGCCGCCAACCGCATCGGCCAGCCCGTGCACGCCCTGTCCTTCGACGAACTGTCCATTCAGGCCAACTTCGTCTATCTCAAGCGGCACGACGAGGACCCGGTCATGCGGGCGGTCATCGAACACGTCAAGCGGTGCTGGGAACTGGAATAG